The genome window CCGACCACACCGACATTCAGGCTGCCTGCACCGCGCACGGCATCGACAGCATCCTCACCGACAGCGCGCACCAAAGCGGCAGCACCCGCCTTGCCGAAGCCGTGCAAATCTTGGGGCTGCCTGAAAACGAAATCATCGTGAACGTGCAAGGCGACGAACCGATGATTCCCAGCGCGCTGATTGACCGCGTTGCCCAAAAGCTTGCCGACAGCGACGCGCCGATGGCAACCGCCGCCCATCCCGTGCACGATTTTGCCGAATTCCAAAACCCCAACTGCGTGAAAGTGGTGCTCAGCCAAGCGCACAACGCGCTCTATTTCAGCCGCGCCCCCATCGCCTATCCGCGCGACATCATGCAATCGGGCGATTTCAGGCTGCCTGTGCCCGCGCCGCTGCGCCACATCGGCATCTATGCCTACCGCGCAGGCTTTTTGCAGCAATACGCCGCCATGAGCGCCTCGCCGCTGGAAACCTGCGAAAGTTTGGAACAACTGCGCGTGTTATGGCACGGCTATCCCATCGCGGTGGAAGTGCTTGCCGAAGCCCCGCCCGCCGGCGTGGACACGCCCGCAGATTTGGACCGCGTGCGGCGCGAGTGGGCGGCATAGCCCCGCATCTGTTTTCAGGCTGCCTTTGCGTGTGCGCGCGCGAAAAGGCAGCCTGAAACCTTTGCACCATCAGTGTCGCGCCCACCGTAAAACCGATTGACTGCGCTATTTGACGGCAAGCCGTTGCCGCGCCATTTTAGCTTTCAGGCTGCCTCAGCGCTTTGGCGAAGGGTTCCGCCTGAAAATACGCTCGATTTTTAACCCCTTTGTTTTCAGGCTGCCGCTTATGCCCACCCTCTCTTCCAAAACCGCTTCCCTCGGTTTGATTATCGGCTGCATTGTCTTTGGACTGGGCAGCGTGATTGTTGCCCGTTTGCACATGGGCGCCTACGCGGTTGCCTTTTGGCGGCTTGCCGTCGCCGCCGTGATTTTTGCGCTGCTGATGCGTTTTTTCGCGCAAAAATTGCCCAAAAACCCGCGCGCCGTCGGCTTTGCCCTGCTGTCGGGCGTGTTTCTCGCGTTTGATTTGGCGCTGTGGCACGAAAGCATTTATGCCGTGGGGCCGGGCATTTCCACGCTGCTCAACTGTCTGCAAATCTTTTGGCTCAGCATGATGGGCGTGCTGTGGTTTCAAGAAAAGCTCGGCCGCCGGCAAATTGCCAGCTTTGCGCTGGCGCTGGTTGGCATCGCCGTCATCGGCAGCCCCGAATTTGGGCACAACAGCCACGCGCTGTGGGGCTTTGTGTCGGGCATTGCATCGGGGCTGATGCTGTCGCTGTCTATGGTGTTTATCCGCAAAACGCACCAAGCCGAGCCCACCGCCCTCTTTGCTCTGATGCTGCTGGTGAGCATCGGCGGCATGGCGGCGTTGGTTGCCCCTGCGCTCACGCTCAACGCCAGCAACGCGCTGCCCACCACCGCCGCGCAAATCGGCTGGCTGCTGGTTTACGGTGCGGCGATGCAATGCTTCGCATGGGGGCTGATTGCCTATTGCATTCCGCTGCTGTCGCTGGGCGTAACGGGCTTGCTGCTGCTCACCGAGCCGGTTGCCGCGCTGTTCATCGATTTCGCCTTTTTGGGCAAACCGATTTCCGCGCTGCAATGGCTGGGCGCGGCGATAACGCTGCTGGCGATTTATTTGGGCAGCCTGAAAACCGAAAAAGCAGCCTGAAATCGGGTTGGGCGTTCGCTTCGCAGAAGCCCGCCAACCGGTTTTCAGGCTGTCTATTATTGCAAAACCTGCAATCTGTGGCGCGTCGGCGGCTCACCGATGTTGCCATTAATAAAGCCCTGTTGAATAAACCGTTTGGCGACGAGCCGTCGCCGCTCCGTTTTAGGTTTCAGGCTGCCGATTATTGCCGATTCCCACCGCTTTTGTTTACAAGGACACCGCCATGACCACCACCCGCCACACCGCCACCCTTATCCAATGGAAAGGCAAACAGGGCATCGCCCAAACCGACAGCGGCGGGCAATATCCCGTTGCGCGCCACCAGCTTGATTACGCGCCTTACGCCATCGGCAGCCGCATTCGGATTGACGTGGCAAACGGGTAAGTGGTGAACGGCAGCCCACTGCCCGCCGCCGCAAGCGTTGCCGAAGCAGAGCAGGGGATGGGGCAGCCGATTCGCGGCTTCAACCTGTCTTTGCCGCGCTGGGCGGCGTTTGTGCTGACGCTGGGCGTGCTGGTTTTGCTTGCCCAAACGGCGGTGTTATGGCTGTTGGGCGTGGGCGGCATCAAAGCGTATGCCAAAACCTTTATTTCCTACTTCGTGCCGCTTGCCATGGTGTTCACGGTTGTGCGGCAACGCCGCCAAGTAACCTGCATCCCAAACGGCATCGTGGTGGCAGGCGGCCGGCAGTTTCTCGCATGGCGCGACATCAGCCGCATTGAAATCCAACCTTCGCCCGTTTTCAGGCTGCCCTGCCTGCTGGTGCACAGCAACACCGACCAGCCCGCCCTGCGCATCAACCTGTTTCTGCTCGCCCCCAAACAGCGCGAAGCATTGCAAACCATCATCCGCAGCCATATTCAGGCAGCTTGAAAACAAAATAAACGCATTGAATGCAGCAAAATATACAGAATAATAGCGTTTACTATTATGAAGCGGTATAATCATCAAAACATCAATGTATTAGGATTAGAAATGATTATTTGGTCTGGGTATGGATTATTAGTTGCTCTTGCATATTTTCTTGGCTTGATGTCTTATTTCATAATAAAAGGATTATTGGTTACACATGATTACTTCGTGCAATCAGATGGCTGGTTCATGGTAATGATTTTTCTTGTATCAGCTGGAATCAATCATATTTTTACCAAAAAACTTGTTCCTCCTAGCAATAGGCAAGTGTTTGTTGATAAGCAAACGGGAAAAAGAATAGTTTTTGAAGATAAGTCGTCGTTGTTTTTTATTCAAAATAAATATTGGACATTTATTTTTTTAGCTGTGGGGTTGCTTGGAGCTTTTTTTGAAATAAAAGATTATTTTGTTTCAATATAAGGAGAGAATAATGATTTTTTGGAGAGGAAAAGGCATTGCTGTTTTAGCATCTTTATTTCTTGGTTTGGCATTGGGCAAATATTTAATAGAATTTACAGGGACAGAAACTTCTGCATTTATGAGCAACTGTATGCCTTTTCTTATCGGAGCTGCGCTTAATTTTATTGCGACGAAACTACTGATTCCAGAAGGAGAACGTATATTGGTAGATGAAGAGACGGGACAGGAATTTGTTTACAAAGATAATTCATCACTCTATGGTATTCCCAATAAATATTGGACACTCATTATCGCAGCTGTAGGTATCATGCTTTATTTTTACTCGCAAACAAAATAGCCAATAAACTCTAAAAATCCAACCATGAAAAGGCGTATCCCATACGCCCTTTTTTACGCCCGCCACCCATTTGCTAAAATCCCACCCCCATCCCCACAGGCAGCCTGAAAATGCTCCACGCCATCCTAGAACGCCATTGGCAAAGCCCCAACTCCATCCTGCGCCTATTGCTGCGCCCGCTTGCCATCTTGTTTGGCAAAATTGCCGCCCGCCGCCGCGCGCGCTATCTGGCAGGCAGCCTGAAAAGCGAAAAACTGCCCGTTCCCGTTGTAATCGTGGGCAACATCCACGCAGGCGGCACAGGCAAAACACCCATCACCGCCGCGCTGGTTGCCGCCTTGCAAACGCGCGGCATCGCCGTGGGCATCATCAGCCGAGGCTACGGACGCAGCCTGAAAACGCCTCACGTTTTAACCACCAACAGCAGCGCCGCCGAAGCAGGCGACGAACCCCTGCTGCTCTACCGCCGCACCCACGCCCCCACCGCTGTTGCCAGTCGCCGCATTGAAGCTGCCCGCGCCTTGCTCGCCACCCACCCCGAAGTGCAACTCATCATCGCCGACGACGGCCTGCAACATTACGCGCTCGCCCGCGACTTAGAAATCTGCGTATTCCCCGCTGCCGATGCCGCCCGCCGCGATTTAGACGTGCTGCCCAACGGCGGACTACGCGAACCCATCGCCCGCCTGCGCGACGTGAACGCCATCGTGTTCAGCCAAGCTGCGCCCGCCATCGCCCCCGCCGCGCAACAACATTTCAGGCTGCCCCAAAGCATCGCCCTGTTCACCAGCCAAGTTGTCGCCACCGCGCCCTATCGCTATGCCCAGCCCAGCGAAAAACTGGATATAGGCAGCCTGAAAACCCACGCCCGCTGCATCGCCATCGCCGCCATCGCCCGCCCGCAGCGGTTTTTTGACAGCCTAACCGCGCTGGGCGTCCCCCTTGCGCACACCATCGCCCTGCCCGACCACGCCGCGCTGGATAGAACCGCGCTGCCCGCTGCCGACTATATTTTCGTTACCGAAAAAGATGCCGCCAAGCTGCCCCCGCCGCCGCACGCCCCAAGCAACATCTGGGTGCTGCCAATTGACGCGCAAATTACCCCCGACTTGGCGGATTGGGTGCTGGCGGAATTGGGGATACAGGCAGCCTGAAAATGCGGATGCGGTTTGGCTACGCTGAACTTCGTTTCAGGCTGCCTTAATCTGTAGGAAATCGTCGCGTTGTTTACACCACAGGTTGAGAGTGAAGCCTGCAAGACCTCAAACGGCGTATCGCCGTTCAAACTGCGGTGCGGCTTCACAGTGTTCAGGCTTTACATAGGTAAAGTTTTGTTTGCCGCATTGCTCCCCCCCCCTCTTGCAATTTACACTGACACCGCATACAACTTGTATGTTCTTAAATCTTTCAACCCACAGGAGTAGACTTATGAAACAAAACATCATCGTTGTCTTATTCAACATCTCCAGCGAAGCTTATCAAGCCTTTTCTGAATTGAAAGCTTACTCGCAGATAACAGATGCTTTGGTGGCACAAGCCGTTTTGATTAAAAAGGAAAATGGTCTGATTATCCCAGCAGAAAGCACCGACTTTACCGCCAATACGGTCGAAGGCACATGGACGGGCGGCCTCATTGGTTCACTGGTCGGCATTCTCGGCGGTCCTATCGGTGTTCTGTTGGGTGGAGCTACTGGCGCACTCATCGGCAGTGATGCAGGCACTGCCCAAACATTGGGAGAGGGGTTGTTGCTGGAAAATACAGCCAAAAAACTGGATAACGGCAGTACTGCAATCATTATTTTGGCGCAAGAATCCGACGAAGCTGTATTGGATGCCTTCTTCCACCGTTTCAAAACCGTTATTCTCCGGCAAGATGCAGCCGTTGCCCAACAGGACGTATTGGCAGCAATAGAAGCGCAGGAAGAAGTGGCACGTCAGGCACACGAAGCGTGGAAAAAACAGCGCAAAGCCGAGCGCAAAGAGAAAGTGGAAGCCTTCAAGGCCGACATCAAACAAAAATTCGACAAATTGGCAGCCAAGTTGAAATAACACTGCCACCAACCCAAGGTATGTAACCGCTCAAATTTTCCGTTTCGGATGCATGCCAAACCGGTTTGAGGCTACCTGAAAATCTATTTTTCAGGTAGCCTCTCCCTTTTTCATGCCCCGCCAATCCATCATGCTCACCCCGCACCACCGCCAAGCCATTTGGCTGGCCTACACGCAGGAGAAGGAAAGCGTAAGCTCATTGGCACGCCGTTACCAAGTCAGCCGCGTCACCATCTACCGCGCACTTTAAAGCCGCAAGGGGCAGGCTGCTCAAACCCCAAACCAGTACCAACAATCGTTTCAAACAAGTTTCTGACCGAACACCTGATTGATCCCTGCCCATACCTGATCGAGTGCGTTTACTCCGACAACGGTACGGAATACAAAGGCTCGGCCAACCATGCTTTCGGTGTAGCCTGTTATGAGAACGGGATTGGTCAAAAGTTTACCCGGGTTGCCCGTCCGCAGACCAACGGCAAAGCGGAGCGGGTTATCCGCACCCTGATGGAGATGTGGCATGAGAAACAGTCGTTTGACAGTCCGGAACATCGGCAAAAGGAGCTGTGTTGCTTTGTTAATTTCTATAACACTGTGAAGTCGCACCGCAGTTTGAACGGCGATACGCCGTTTGAGGTCTTGCAGGCCTATTTTTCCCAACCTGTGATGTAAACAACGCGAAGATTTCCTACACCTTATCCCGCCCCAAGGCAGCCTGAAACGGTGTTCAGCGAAGCCAAAACTCCCCCCGCCCGCATCCAAATCCCGCTATAATCCGCCCCGTTTTTCACTCGTCTTAACAAAACCATGAGCCATCCCA of Kingella oralis contains these proteins:
- the kdsB gene encoding 3-deoxy-manno-octulosonate cytidylyltransferase is translated as MSAPAFTVIIPSRLSSTRLPSKALADIHGKPMVVRVAERARQSAADRVIVATDHTDIQAACTAHGIDSILTDSAHQSGSTRLAEAVQILGLPENEIIVNVQGDEPMIPSALIDRVAQKLADSDAPMATAAHPVHDFAEFQNPNCVKVVLSQAHNALYFSRAPIAYPRDIMQSGDFRLPVPAPLRHIGIYAYRAGFLQQYAAMSASPLETCESLEQLRVLWHGYPIAVEVLAEAPPAGVDTPADLDRVRREWAA
- a CDS encoding DMT family transporter, with protein sequence MPTLSSKTASLGLIIGCIVFGLGSVIVARLHMGAYAVAFWRLAVAAVIFALLMRFFAQKLPKNPRAVGFALLSGVFLAFDLALWHESIYAVGPGISTLLNCLQIFWLSMMGVLWFQEKLGRRQIASFALALVGIAVIGSPEFGHNSHALWGFVSGIASGLMLSLSMVFIRKTHQAEPTALFALMLLVSIGGMAALVAPALTLNASNALPTTAAQIGWLLVYGAAMQCFAWGLIAYCIPLLSLGVTGLLLLTEPVAALFIDFAFLGKPISALQWLGAAITLLAIYLGSLKTEKAA
- the lpxK gene encoding tetraacyldisaccharide 4'-kinase, which gives rise to MLHAILERHWQSPNSILRLLLRPLAILFGKIAARRRARYLAGSLKSEKLPVPVVIVGNIHAGGTGKTPITAALVAALQTRGIAVGIISRGYGRSLKTPHVLTTNSSAAEAGDEPLLLYRRTHAPTAVASRRIEAARALLATHPEVQLIIADDGLQHYALARDLEICVFPAADAARRDLDVLPNGGLREPIARLRDVNAIVFSQAAPAIAPAAQQHFRLPQSIALFTSQVVATAPYRYAQPSEKLDIGSLKTHARCIAIAAIARPQRFFDSLTALGVPLAHTIALPDHAALDRTALPAADYIFVTEKDAAKLPPPPHAPSNIWVLPIDAQITPDLADWVLAELGIQAA
- a CDS encoding DUF1269 domain-containing protein codes for the protein MKQNIIVVLFNISSEAYQAFSELKAYSQITDALVAQAVLIKKENGLIIPAESTDFTANTVEGTWTGGLIGSLVGILGGPIGVLLGGATGALIGSDAGTAQTLGEGLLLENTAKKLDNGSTAIIILAQESDEAVLDAFFHRFKTVILRQDAAVAQQDVLAAIEAQEEVARQAHEAWKKQRKAERKEKVEAFKADIKQKFDKLAAKLK